In Desulfuromonadales bacterium, the genomic stretch GTTCGGCGGCCGCCTCGAAGTAGCCGTCCTCGGTTTTCTGCCGCATCAGCAGTTTCCACCAGCCGTTGTGGACGATGTAGGAGTAGTAGACGTCGGAGCCGACGAAGAAGGAGTCATGGCGCTCGAGGTGCTTCTCCCATTCGAAACCAGGGTCGCTCAGCAGAATGCGCCGGGCCAGCAGCATGCCGACCGCCTTGCCGCCGATGAAGCCGGTGCCGATCATGCGCCCCTTGATCTGCAGCAGGTCTTCGAGGGAGAAATAGGCCCGGGCCAGGGAGAGGATGCGGTCTTCGCGGCCGATCATCAGCCGGCAGAGCTGGTCGATCATCTGCTCGCGCGCTTCGGAGGCGCCCGGTGTCGAGAGCAGGTCTTCGGCCTGCAGAAAGAGCCGGTCCCAGTAGTCGAGCTGGCGGCGGCTACTTTCGGTGCCGCGGCGGCTGATGCTGGAGAGCAGGTCGGTGGCGTCGCAGCTGCTGGTTACTGGCAGGAAGCGCTCGCCCTGCTGGGCGTGCGGCAGGAACATGGTGGGGGAGTGACGCTGCCAGACCTTGATCGGGTGGACATGCACGGCGTCGCGCCATTTATGGATGCCGATCATGACCTGGGTGGTCTCGCGAATGCGGGCGGTGGTCTTGAAGGAATGGCTGCCGCGCGCCAGACCGAAGTAGGCGACGGTGTCGAGCTCGTAGAGATAGGGACAGGTCACCCGGAAGAAATTGCCGATCATCAGGTCGGTCGCCCACGCCGAGAGCAGGTCGGAGAGGCAGTCGAAGACGTAGAAGGCGCCGCGTCCCTCTTCGGTGATGATGGCGTGGACGCGGGAGGCGAAGGACTCGAAGCCGCGCAGGGCGTCGAGCTTGTAGGTGACCACGTTGGGGGCCGGCTGCACCAGCGGTTCATGACGGCCGAAGCGCATGTAGACGACCCGCTTCCCCTCTTGCAGCGAGACGCGTACGAAGGGGGTGACAAAAGCACGGTAGTCGGCAATGCTGTCGATGCGCCAGACGACGTTGTCGCCGATGCGCAGGGAATCGAGAATCTCGTCGAGTCCCTGCAATCCGGTGCTGACCCGTTCTGCTGAATTCATGTGCATGCCTCTCGCGAAAAAAGATAAGGATGATTAAAAAAACCGCACGTTGATGCTTATAGCACGGCCTTTTGTCTGTCGACAAGAGCTTTGCACGGCCCGCTGAAAGAACCGACTGCGGGGGTCGGACTAGTCGGAGACCGTTTGACCCTGCCGGCAAAAAAAGTTATGTTGGCCAAGTCTCGACGCCGGGCGCGAGATATGAACCGACTCCCCTTATAATTATCGTTTTATATTATCGTTCCCCGAGGTACCCAATGCCTGCCGGATTACTGTCCCGACCTTTGTCGCAATCGCTGTTCCGATCCTTCCCGCTGCTTGTGCTGCTCGGCATCGGTGCCTGCGCCCCCCCGCCGTCGCCGCCCGTCATCCCGGCGCCGCCCGTTGTCTCTGGATTACCGCCTGTCGTTCCGGCACCGCCCGTCGTCCCTGAACCGCCGTCCAAGGTGCCGGTACTCGAGGCAGTGCCTTGGGAGATGGTCGAAGGCTGGCCGGGCGACGACCCGGGAGTGGCGTTGATCGCTTTTCGTCAGAGCTGCCGGGCGATCGGCAGGAAGCCGGTCTGGGAGGAGGTCTGTGCCGAGGCGGCCCGGATCGACCCGATCGACGAGGCGGCGGTGCGCACCTTCTTTACCGGCTGTTTCATCCCCTATCGGGTCAGCCGCCCTGACGGCAAGGAGAGCGGCGTGATCACCGGCTACTACGTCCCCGACCTCGCCGGCAGCCGCACCCCTTCCGAACGCTTCGCCTGGCCTCTCTACGCGGTTCCGGACGACCTGCTGATCATCGACCTGCGCAGCGTCTACCCCGATCTGGCCAACTACCGGCTGCGCGGCCGCCTGGTCGGGCGCCGCGTCGTACCCTACTGGGACCGCGCGGAAATCGACGGCGAGCAGGCCCCCCTGAAGGGACGCGAGCTGCTTTGGGTGGAAGATCCGGTGGAACTCTTCTTCCTGCACATCCAGGGGTCGGGGCGGATCACCCTCGAAAACG encodes the following:
- a CDS encoding MltA domain-containing protein, coding for MVEGWPGDDPGVALIAFRQSCRAIGRKPVWEEVCAEAARIDPIDEAAVRTFFTGCFIPYRVSRPDGKESGVITGYYVPDLAGSRTPSERFAWPLYAVPDDLLIIDLRSVYPDLANYRLRGRLVGRRVVPYWDRAEIDGEQAPLKGRELLWVEDPVELFFLHIQGSGRITLENGERVMAHYADQNGYPFRSIGKLLIERGEMTRDQMSMQAIRAWARSHPDETRSLLAENPSYVFFSELAADDRPPPGALGVRLTAERSLAVDPRTIPLGAPVFLATTRPSSPVPLQRLMVAQDTGGAIKGEVRADFFWGMGDAAGELAGRMKQQGRLWVLYPVDALPPGAESP